In the genome of Candidatus Omnitrophota bacterium, one region contains:
- the cysE gene encoding serine O-acetyltransferase, whose amino-acid sequence MMTICLKVLFILIAAFTTFWAVVAIVFKKEIDAIFERDPAAASFIEVLLTYSGLHAMVIYRIAHAIRKAGIPLLPRMLSQTGRFFTGIEIHPGAQIGKSFFIDHGMGVVIGETTITGDNVTIYQGVTLGGTGKEKGKRHPTIGNNVVIGTGAKVLGNITIGDNSYIGANAVVIKDVPPNSTVVGVPGRITKQEGRKIDVGLDHIHVLDPILQEMDELRERLDKLEKR is encoded by the coding sequence ATGATGACTATTTGCCTGAAGGTATTGTTTATTCTCATTGCGGCATTCACGACATTCTGGGCCGTTGTGGCAATAGTGTTCAAGAAAGAGATAGACGCCATATTTGAGCGCGACCCGGCAGCAGCGAGTTTCATCGAGGTCTTGTTGACATATTCCGGACTTCACGCCATGGTCATATACAGGATTGCCCATGCCATACGTAAAGCCGGCATACCGTTATTGCCCAGGATGTTGTCGCAGACGGGCAGGTTCTTTACGGGCATAGAGATACATCCAGGGGCACAGATAGGCAAATCGTTTTTTATCGACCACGGAATGGGCGTGGTCATAGGTGAGACGACTATAACGGGAGATAATGTAACCATCTACCAGGGGGTAACGCTCGGCGGCACAGGTAAGGAAAAAGGCAAGCGCCATCCGACCATCGGGAATAACGTTGTAATAGGGACCGGCGCAAAGGTCCTGGGAAATATTACGATAGGGGATAATTCCTATATAGGCGCCAACGCCGTTGTTATAAAAGATGTCCCGCCTAATTCTACCGTTGTGGGCGTTCCCGGGAGAATAACGAAACAGGAAGGTAGGAAGATAGATGTGGGCCTCGACCATATACATGTCCTTGATCCAATATTGCAGGAGATGGATGAGTTGAGGGAGAGGCTGGATAAACTGGAGAAAAGATAG
- the ispF gene encoding 2-C-methyl-D-erythritol 2,4-cyclodiphosphate synthase, translating to MRVGIGYDIHRLVEDRKLFLGGVEIPYVKGLIGYSDGDVVIHAISDAILGALGLGDIGQHFPDTDPQYKDMPSRKILKRAAELVLEKKFTIINVDTVILAEEPKVFPFNDKMSQTISEILGMPKERINIKATTNEGVGSIGRGDAIAAFATVMLEEKR from the coding sequence ATGCGGGTCGGAATAGGTTACGATATACACAGGCTTGTCGAGGATAGGAAGTTATTCCTGGGCGGCGTCGAGATACCCTATGTAAAGGGTTTAATAGGTTATTCGGACGGAGATGTCGTTATCCACGCGATATCGGACGCAATACTGGGCGCGCTCGGCTTAGGAGACATAGGTCAGCATTTCCCGGATACGGATCCGCAGTATAAAGATATGCCTAGCAGGAAGATACTTAAAAGGGCGGCCGAACTTGTCCTGGAAAAGAAGTTCACGATAATCAATGTCGATACAGTGATCCTTGCCGAAGAACCCAAGGTCTTTCCTTTCAATGATAAGATGAGCCAGACCATATCGGAGATATTGGGGATGCCGAAAGAGCGGATAAATATAAAAGCGACTACCAATGAAGGCGTGGGCTCCATCGGTAGAGGCGACGCTATAGCCGCGTTCGCCACTGTGATGCTGGAGGAAAAGAGGTGA
- the ispD gene encoding 2-C-methyl-D-erythritol 4-phosphate cytidylyltransferase: MKTIAIIPSAGHGKRLGSRQKKPFVLLGSRPLVYYSLRTLEDCASIDGIIIAAERSCVARFRVLVKKCGFKKVVDVVVGGKTRSESVRNCLKRIGPSADIVLIHDAARPFIESYLIEKSIRAARKTGGCIVAVPESDTVKLVDSGLFIKDTLDRNRVFRAQTPQVFRRDLIQKAYGRLKHAKATDDAGLVEMAGGRVKVIMGSYRNIKITTKEDLKLAEVLLCGSE, from the coding sequence ATGAAGACTATAGCCATAATACCCTCTGCCGGGCACGGGAAAAGGTTGGGTTCTAGACAGAAGAAACCTTTTGTCCTGTTAGGCTCGAGACCTCTCGTATATTATTCCCTCCGGACCCTTGAAGATTGCGCCTCGATCGACGGTATTATAATAGCCGCCGAAAGATCCTGCGTAGCGAGGTTCAGGGTACTTGTAAAAAAGTGCGGTTTTAAGAAAGTAGTGGACGTGGTTGTCGGAGGAAAGACGCGCTCGGAGTCCGTGAGGAATTGTTTGAAAAGAATAGGGCCTTCGGCCGATATTGTCCTCATCCATGACGCGGCAAGGCCTTTTATCGAAAGTTATTTAATAGAAAAATCCATACGCGCGGCAAGAAAGACAGGCGGCTGTATAGTTGCGGTGCCTGAGAGCGATACTGTAAAGCTCGTCGATAGCGGGCTTTTTATAAAGGATACGCTCGACAGGAACAGGGTATTCAGAGCCCAGACGCCGCAGGTATTCAGACGGGATCTGATACAAAAGGCGTACGGAAGGCTTAAGCATGCAAAAGCCACGGATGACGCTGGCCTTGTAGAGATGGCAGGCGGTAGGGTGAAGGTCATAATGGGTTCTTACCGCAATATAAAGATAACGACGAAAGAAGATCTGAAACTTGCGGAGGTGCTGTTATGCGGGTCGGAATAG
- a CDS encoding PIN domain-containing protein, with the protein MTVIFLRIFFVFLSSVAGYYVGSTLGDLRMSWALSGAVAGFFGALLVILVEMGMKRFSVRNLSAAVFGLFFGFFMAWILTSVMKLIPMSIEMFSSLQIILILIFCYLGMIIAMRGKDEFNLIVPYVKFVRQDKKDDIILLDTSVIIDGRIAEIFQTHFVEGRIVIPRFVLKELQQIADSSDSLKRNRGRRGLDILNKIQKSTALDVRIQEEDFPEIKEVDAKLVKLAKLLGAKVFTNDFNLNKIAELQGVAVLNINELANTLRPVVLPGETMEVRITKEGKEYNQGVAYLDDGTMVVVDNSRSIIGQVTKVVVTSVLQTSAGRMIFARLEDAPRGGWKGK; encoded by the coding sequence ATGACAGTAATATTCCTTAGGATATTTTTTGTATTCCTGTCGAGCGTTGCAGGTTATTACGTTGGTTCTACGCTGGGAGATCTGCGGATGAGCTGGGCCTTATCGGGAGCCGTGGCAGGATTTTTCGGAGCTCTCCTTGTAATCCTGGTCGAGATGGGCATGAAGAGATTCTCCGTAAGGAATTTGTCTGCCGCTGTCTTCGGGCTTTTCTTCGGGTTCTTTATGGCATGGATACTGACCAGCGTCATGAAACTCATCCCGATGTCTATTGAAATGTTCTCCTCGCTCCAGATAATCCTGATATTGATATTCTGTTATCTCGGGATGATAATCGCGATGAGGGGTAAGGACGAGTTCAATCTTATTGTGCCTTATGTGAAGTTCGTCAGGCAGGACAAGAAGGACGACATAATCCTGCTCGACACGAGCGTGATAATCGACGGCCGGATAGCCGAGATATTCCAGACCCATTTCGTCGAGGGGAGGATCGTCATACCTCGCTTCGTGTTGAAAGAGTTGCAGCAGATCGCCGATTCGTCGGATTCCCTCAAGAGGAACCGCGGGAGGCGCGGCCTCGATATATTGAATAAGATACAGAAATCGACGGCGCTTGACGTCAGGATACAGGAAGAGGACTTCCCGGAGATAAAAGAGGTGGACGCCAAGCTCGTAAAGCTGGCAAAGCTTTTAGGCGCCAAGGTCTTCACGAACGATTTTAACCTTAATAAGATCGCTGAGCTCCAGGGCGTCGCGGTGCTGAACATAAATGAGCTTGCGAACACGCTCAGGCCCGTAGTCCTGCCCGGCGAGACGATGGAAGTCAGGATCACCAAAGAAGGCAAGGAATACAACCAGGGCGTTGCGTATCTTGATGACGGCACCATGGTGGTCGTGGATAATTCCAGGAGTATCATCGGCCAGGTCACCAAGGTAGTAGTCACGAGCGTTCTCCAGACTTCCGCCGGAAGGATGATATTCGCAAGGCTTGAGGACGCTCCCAGGGGCGGTTGGAAAGGAAAGTAG
- a CDS encoding MlaD family protein, with amino-acid sequence MEGTRTFELKVGIFILIGIAILFLIVFSIGDINFSKNGYLIKVTFNFASGIGPAAPVRLAGVGVGQVQGIKVVYDEAAKQTKAELTVWIQEGTHIEEDAVATINTLGLLGEKYLEIVPGTIGKPLVQNDGMLIGKDPVPMEKITENLASLSDSVRTIVDKLKKGEGTVGKLLMEDAVYNDVKAMTGNFREFSEDVKRHPWKLLNKPRSEE; translated from the coding sequence ATGGAAGGCACAAGGACATTTGAGTTGAAGGTCGGCATCTTTATTTTGATCGGTATAGCTATATTATTTTTAATAGTCTTTTCCATCGGCGACATCAATTTCTCTAAAAATGGATACCTTATCAAGGTGACGTTCAATTTCGCGAGCGGCATAGGGCCTGCCGCGCCAGTGAGGCTTGCGGGTGTCGGCGTCGGCCAGGTCCAGGGTATAAAAGTAGTATATGACGAGGCCGCCAAACAGACGAAGGCCGAATTGACCGTCTGGATACAGGAAGGCACGCATATCGAGGAGGATGCTGTCGCGACGATCAACACTCTCGGTCTCCTCGGAGAAAAGTATCTTGAGATAGTGCCCGGAACGATAGGAAAGCCGCTGGTACAGAATGACGGGATGCTTATAGGTAAGGATCCCGTGCCAATGGAGAAGATCACAGAGAACCTGGCCAGCCTTTCCGATTCGGTCAGGACCATAGTGGATAAACTTAAAAAAGGCGAAGGCACGGTCGGCAAGCTTTTGATGGAAGACGCAGTATATAATGACGTGAAGGCCATGACCGGTAATTTCAGGGAATTCAGCGAGGATGTCAAAAGGCATCCCTGGAAACTGCTGAACAAACCGCGAAGCGAAGAATAA
- a CDS encoding ABC transporter ATP-binding protein produces the protein MIEIINLCKSFEGHVVLDNLNLAINTGETTVIIGRSGCGKSVLLKHIIGLLKPDSGQVIVDGKDVAVMDEKELNALRMKFGMLFQGAALFDSLNVMENVAFGMIEHMNSSRQEIKQRVKECLALVGLKDVEYKKPAELSGGMRKRVGLARAIALRPQIILYDEPTTGVDPIMGDAINDLIVELHNQLKVTSIAVTHDMSSAYKIANRIAMLYNGKIIANGKPEEIKNTKDPIVHQFITGTGKGPITEGIDFEHLI, from the coding sequence ATGATCGAAATCATTAACCTGTGCAAATCGTTCGAAGGCCACGTGGTGCTTGATAACCTGAACCTGGCCATCAATACAGGCGAGACGACCGTAATAATAGGAAGGTCGGGATGCGGCAAGAGCGTGCTCCTGAAACATATCATAGGATTATTAAAACCGGACAGCGGCCAGGTCATAGTCGACGGTAAGGACGTTGCGGTGATGGATGAGAAGGAATTAAACGCCCTTCGTATGAAGTTCGGCATGCTCTTCCAGGGGGCCGCGCTCTTCGATTCGCTGAATGTCATGGAGAACGTCGCATTCGGAATGATAGAGCATATGAATTCCAGCCGCCAGGAAATAAAACAAAGGGTCAAGGAATGTCTTGCGCTCGTGGGATTGAAAGATGTCGAATATAAGAAACCCGCGGAATTATCCGGAGGTATGAGGAAGAGAGTAGGCCTGGCCAGGGCGATCGCGCTAAGGCCGCAGATAATCCTTTATGATGAACCGACTACGGGCGTCGATCCGATAATGGGCGACGCGATAAATGACCTGATCGTAGAGCTTCATAACCAGCTCAAGGTAACATCTATAGCCGTGACGCACGATATGTCGAGCGCCTATAAGATAGCCAACAGGATCGCCATGCTGTACAACGGGAAGATAATAGCTAACGGCAAACCGGAAGAGATAAAAAATACGAAAGATCCGATAGTCCATCAGTTTATAACGGGCACTGGTAAAGGGCCGATAACCGAAGGGATAGATTTCGAACACCTGATTTAA
- a CDS encoding ABC transporter permease, producing MRKVLEGLGSGFMQFIRYAGGLSVLMGQTLFWIPIPPLRRKQITEQMSKIGVDSLPIVALISFFTGMVLALQSAYQMKRFSAEMYIASLVCISMTRELGPVLTALIVAGRVGASITAELGTMKVTEQIDALETLATNPVKYLVVPRFMALMIMLPLLTVFADMIGILGGYIIGVYKLGISHGLYMKNTWDPLKYKDLFTGLIKSYFFAIIICIVACYEGMTAEGGAEGVGRATTSSVVTSFILIIASDCFFTALFYFVMNQ from the coding sequence ATGAGAAAGGTATTAGAGGGTCTCGGCAGCGGCTTCATGCAGTTTATCAGGTATGCGGGAGGGCTTTCGGTACTGATGGGGCAGACACTTTTCTGGATACCTATCCCGCCTTTGAGGAGGAAGCAGATAACAGAACAGATGTCCAAGATAGGGGTTGACAGCCTTCCCATAGTAGCTCTTATAAGCTTTTTTACCGGAATGGTGCTCGCCCTGCAGAGCGCATATCAGATGAAGAGGTTTTCCGCTGAGATGTATATAGCCTCACTGGTGTGCATATCGATGACAAGGGAGCTCGGTCCCGTCCTGACGGCTTTGATAGTCGCGGGCAGGGTAGGAGCGTCTATCACCGCCGAACTCGGCACAATGAAGGTTACCGAGCAGATAGACGCTCTTGAGACGCTGGCCACGAATCCCGTGAAATATCTGGTTGTCCCCCGGTTCATGGCGCTCATGATAATGCTTCCGCTCCTTACGGTATTTGCCGATATGATAGGCATACTCGGCGGTTACATCATAGGTGTATATAAACTCGGTATATCCCACGGACTTTATATGAAGAACACGTGGGATCCGCTTAAATATAAGGATCTTTTTACCGGACTTATAAAAAGTTATTTCTTCGCGATAATAATCTGTATAGTAGCCTGTTATGAAGGTATGACCGCGGAAGGCGGCGCGGAGGGTGTAGGGCGCGCGACTACGTCGAGCGTTGTAACGAGTTTCATACTGATAATAGCGTCCGATTGTTTCTTTACGGCATTATTCTATTTTGTCATGAACCAATAA
- a CDS encoding ATP-dependent Clp protease ATP-binding subunit gives MFNRFTERARKVILLAKEEAKRFNHDYIGTEHILLGLVREGEGVAAAVLASFGMGADKIRLEVEKLVQPGPSTVISGDLPFTPKAKKVIELAMDEARSLGHNYIGTEHLLLGLIREGEGVASQVLMNLGLELEKVREEVMNLLGSEIPGYEMGQKVSHAKTPALDAFGRDLTKLAKDNKLDPVIGRKNEIERVIQILSRRTKNNPVLLGEAGVGKTAIVEGLAQKIIAGDVPETLKDKRLIILDLAMMVAGTKYRGQFEERIKAVMDEIKRSEDVIVFIDELHTLVGAGGAEGAIDASNILKPALSRGEIQCIGATTLDEFRKHIEKDAALERRFQTIMVEPPSVEESIEILKGLRDKYEAHHKVKFTDEALEAAAKLSDRYISGRYLPDKAIDLMDEAGSRARLSVMTAPPDVKHIEDKMAGVKKEKESAVKDQDFEKAAKYRDEERKIKDELNKIKREWKESKGKFEPKVGEDDIATIVSKWTGIPILKLEEKEQDKFLKMEATLHKRVIGQDEAISAIAHAVRRSRAGIKDPKRPIGSFVFLGPTGVGKTLVGRALAEFMFGDDDAIIQIDMSEYMEKFNVSRLVGAPPGYVGYEEGGQLTEKVRRRPYSVVLLDEIEKAHPDVFNLLLQMLEEGRLTDSFGRKVDFKNTIIIMTSNIGAEMLKKQGSLGFKSQAEDVTYQGMKERLLDEVKRAFKPEFLNRVDDIIVFRSLTRDDLVHIVELEIKDVESRLKEQDIKIDLNDEAKNFLIDKGFDKAFGARPLKRTIQRFLEDPLAEEIIRGSFKKGGRVLVTAKVDHLEFKTVSDAAFKNEKKV, from the coding sequence ATGTTCAATAGATTTACGGAAAGAGCGAGGAAGGTCATACTCCTGGCTAAGGAGGAGGCCAAGAGGTTTAATCATGATTATATAGGGACGGAACATATACTGCTGGGGCTCGTAAGGGAGGGCGAAGGCGTTGCCGCCGCTGTCCTGGCCAGCTTTGGGATGGGTGCGGATAAGATCAGGCTTGAGGTCGAAAAGCTCGTCCAGCCGGGCCCGAGCACTGTTATATCCGGTGACCTCCCGTTTACTCCTAAGGCAAAAAAGGTCATAGAACTTGCGATGGATGAGGCGCGCTCGCTTGGCCATAATTATATTGGGACGGAGCATCTGCTTTTGGGATTGATCAGGGAAGGCGAAGGCGTGGCTTCCCAGGTATTGATGAATCTCGGGCTTGAGCTTGAAAAGGTCAGAGAAGAGGTCATGAACCTGCTTGGATCGGAGATTCCCGGATACGAGATGGGGCAGAAGGTGTCCCATGCGAAGACGCCGGCTCTGGATGCGTTCGGGAGAGACCTGACAAAATTGGCAAAGGACAATAAACTCGATCCGGTCATAGGCAGGAAGAACGAGATAGAGCGCGTCATACAGATATTGTCGCGCCGGACCAAAAATAATCCCGTCCTTCTGGGAGAGGCCGGCGTTGGGAAGACCGCTATCGTTGAAGGCCTCGCCCAGAAGATAATAGCCGGAGATGTGCCTGAGACCCTTAAGGATAAGAGGCTGATAATCCTGGACCTGGCTATGATGGTAGCCGGCACAAAATACAGGGGGCAATTCGAGGAGAGGATCAAGGCCGTCATGGACGAGATAAAGCGTTCCGAGGACGTGATCGTATTCATAGACGAACTGCATACGCTGGTAGGCGCCGGAGGGGCTGAAGGCGCCATAGACGCCTCGAATATATTGAAGCCGGCATTGTCGAGGGGTGAGATACAGTGCATAGGCGCCACCACCCTGGATGAATTCAGGAAACACATCGAGAAGGACGCGGCGCTCGAGAGAAGGTTCCAGACGATAATGGTCGAGCCGCCGAGCGTTGAAGAGTCGATAGAGATATTGAAAGGGCTTCGCGACAAGTACGAGGCGCATCACAAGGTAAAATTTACCGACGAGGCGCTTGAGGCTGCCGCAAAGCTTTCCGACAGATACATCAGCGGCAGGTACCTGCCCGACAAGGCTATAGATCTTATGGACGAAGCGGGCTCGCGGGCAAGGCTTTCCGTTATGACCGCGCCGCCGGACGTAAAACATATCGAGGACAAGATGGCGGGAGTAAAAAAAGAGAAGGAATCCGCCGTAAAAGACCAGGATTTCGAGAAGGCCGCGAAGTACAGGGATGAGGAACGCAAGATCAAAGACGAACTTAACAAGATAAAAAGGGAGTGGAAAGAGTCAAAGGGGAAATTCGAGCCCAAAGTCGGCGAGGATGATATCGCCACTATAGTATCCAAATGGACGGGCATCCCTATCCTTAAACTTGAAGAGAAAGAACAGGATAAGTTCCTGAAGATGGAAGCGACCCTGCATAAACGTGTCATAGGGCAGGACGAGGCCATAAGCGCTATAGCGCACGCCGTCAGGCGTTCGCGCGCGGGCATCAAAGACCCGAAGCGGCCCATAGGGTCATTCGTGTTCCTGGGGCCTACCGGAGTGGGGAAGACGCTGGTAGGGCGGGCTCTTGCCGAATTCATGTTCGGTGACGACGACGCTATTATACAGATCGATATGTCGGAGTACATGGAGAAATTCAATGTCTCCAGACTCGTTGGCGCGCCTCCCGGTTACGTCGGATACGAAGAAGGGGGCCAGCTGACAGAGAAGGTAAGGCGCCGTCCTTATTCCGTAGTGCTGCTGGACGAGATCGAAAAGGCGCATCCGGACGTATTCAACCTGCTCCTGCAGATGCTTGAGGAAGGCCGCCTGACCGATTCTTTCGGGCGGAAGGTCGATTTCAAGAATACCATTATTATCATGACCTCCAATATAGGCGCTGAGATGCTGAAGAAGCAGGGGTCTTTAGGGTTCAAATCGCAGGCCGAGGACGTTACCTATCAGGGTATGAAGGAGAGGCTCCTGGACGAAGTGAAAAGGGCATTCAAGCCGGAATTCCTTAACAGGGTTGACGATATAATAGTATTCAGGTCCCTTACGAGGGATGACCTGGTGCATATAGTAGAGCTTGAGATAAAGGACGTCGAGTCAAGGCTCAAGGAGCAAGACATAAAGATAGACCTTAACGACGAGGCAAAGAACTTCCTGATCGATAAGGGGTTCGATAAGGCTTTCGGCGCGCGTCCCCTCAAGAGGACGATACAGCGGTTCCTGGAGGATCCGCTGGCCGAGGAGATAATAAGAGGGTCTTTTAAAAAAGGCGGCAGGGTACTGGTAACCGCAAAGGTCGATCATCTGGAGTTCAAAACGGTAAGCGATGCGGCATTCAAGAACGAGAAGAAGGTTTAA
- a CDS encoding protein arginine kinase, translating into MGGVKMDDFLGQNCEWLKGSGPSSNIVMSSRTRLARNLDKVPFSNWANKKQLEEILGSVRDAARSCNFLKDAMFLRLKDLNETDRMLLVERHLMSPEHAKDVEYKALIVDPKEIVSIMVNEEDHLRIQVMQSGLNLLECWRIIDEIDTDLSKKLSYSYSARWGYLTACPTNTGTGLRCSTMLHLPALVFAGQIGKVLQAIAKLGLNIRGLYGEGTEAMGNIFQISNQVAMGITEADSIDNIERVTNQLISREDATRKSILTRSKEALVDRISRAYGTLKNAHIITSNETVTLLSAIRLGVDLGIVKNLDRRMVNELFILTQPGHLQKLWGKTLNPSERDIKRADLVKEKLK; encoded by the coding sequence ATGGGCGGGGTGAAGATGGACGATTTCCTGGGACAGAATTGCGAATGGTTGAAGGGGTCGGGACCGAGCTCCAACATAGTTATGTCGTCCCGCACAAGGCTGGCGAGGAACCTCGATAAGGTCCCGTTCTCGAACTGGGCGAACAAGAAACAGCTTGAGGAGATCCTCGGTTCGGTCAGGGACGCGGCCAGGTCATGTAATTTTCTTAAAGACGCCATGTTCCTGCGGTTGAAGGACCTGAACGAGACCGATAGGATGCTGTTGGTGGAACGGCACCTGATGAGCCCGGAGCACGCGAAAGACGTCGAGTATAAGGCGCTAATCGTCGATCCCAAAGAGATAGTCAGCATAATGGTCAATGAAGAGGACCACTTAAGGATACAGGTCATGCAGTCGGGCCTGAACCTGCTCGAATGCTGGCGGATCATAGACGAGATAGATACGGACTTAAGCAAGAAGCTTTCTTACTCATATTCCGCAAGATGGGGATACCTTACTGCATGCCCCACGAATACAGGGACAGGTTTGAGATGTTCAACTATGCTGCACCTGCCTGCGCTTGTCTTCGCCGGGCAGATAGGCAAGGTACTGCAGGCGATCGCTAAACTAGGATTGAATATCAGGGGATTGTACGGCGAAGGCACGGAAGCCATGGGTAATATTTTCCAGATATCGAACCAGGTTGCCATGGGTATAACCGAAGCCGACTCGATAGACAATATCGAAAGGGTGACCAACCAGTTGATATCCAGGGAAGACGCGACGCGGAAATCGATACTGACGAGATCCAAAGAAGCCCTTGTAGACAGGATCTCCAGGGCCTACGGGACGCTGAAGAACGCGCATATAATCACGAGCAATGAGACCGTTACGCTTCTCTCAGCTATACGGCTCGGCGTGGATCTGGGGATAGTGAAGAACCTCGACAGGAGGATGGTGAACGAGCTATTCATATTGACGCAACCGGGCCATCTCCAGAAATTGTGGGGCAAGACGCTGAATCCCAGCGAGAGGGATATAAAGCGGGCGGATCTGGTTAAGGAAAAACTGAAATAG
- a CDS encoding UvrB/UvrC motif-containing protein: MICDVCGKNEATVHLTEIVNEKVTKLHLCEGCAKEKGSEMEEHFGLSDLLAGLADLGANIEPESTDIMKCPTCGFTFLDFKKTGRLGCGNCYEIFKGQLAPLLKRIHGADRHVGKVPLRVGKTVKDTRTLQELKLRMEKAIQAEQFEEAAKLRDEIKELESKSKNGGEKK; the protein is encoded by the coding sequence ATGATATGCGACGTTTGCGGTAAGAATGAAGCGACAGTGCACCTGACAGAGATCGTTAACGAAAAGGTGACGAAACTCCATCTTTGCGAGGGGTGCGCTAAGGAAAAGGGAAGCGAGATGGAAGAGCACTTCGGACTGAGCGATCTCCTGGCGGGACTGGCGGACCTTGGGGCTAATATAGAACCTGAATCTACGGATATCATGAAGTGCCCTACCTGCGGGTTTACTTTTTTGGATTTTAAAAAGACGGGGAGGTTGGGCTGCGGCAACTGTTACGAGATTTTTAAGGGGCAGTTAGCTCCTTTGCTTAAAAGGATACACGGCGCCGACAGGCATGTCGGGAAGGTGCCGTTAAGGGTCGGCAAGACCGTAAAGGATACGAGGACATTGCAGGAGCTTAAATTGAGGATGGAAAAGGCCATCCAGGCGGAGCAATTTGAAGAGGCTGCGAAGCTCCGTGATGAGATAAAAGAACTTGAGTCGAAGAGCAAGAACGGCGGCGAGAAAAAATGA
- the ilvE gene encoding branched-chain-amino-acid transaminase: MKIYLNGKLVEKIKAQISVFDHGLLYGDGVFEGIRSYNCLVFRLKEHIDRLYKSADAIELKIPLTKIEMIEAVIVTLKANSLKDAYIRLVVTRGVGDLGLDPRKCKIPTVFIITDKIALYPKEFYQKGLKIVTATTRRNLPQALDGRIKSLNYLNNILAKIDAIKSGTEEAIMLTYEGYVAECTGDNIFMVKNGELITPPVSLGALEGITRDAVISLAKGMDIPFTEKLLKMDDLYGADEVFLTGTAAELIPVVNIDERKIGDGKPGEITLKLTERFKELTKTDGVKY; encoded by the coding sequence GTGAAGATATACCTGAATGGAAAACTTGTAGAGAAGATTAAAGCGCAGATCTCGGTCTTTGACCATGGCCTTTTATACGGCGATGGTGTGTTCGAAGGTATCCGCTCATACAATTGCCTCGTCTTCAGGCTGAAAGAACATATTGACAGGCTTTATAAGTCTGCCGACGCTATCGAGCTGAAGATCCCCCTTACCAAGATCGAAATGATAGAGGCTGTTATCGTCACGCTGAAAGCTAACTCGCTTAAAGACGCCTATATCAGGCTTGTCGTCACCAGAGGGGTCGGCGATCTCGGTTTGGATCCCAGGAAATGCAAAATCCCGACGGTATTCATAATCACCGATAAGATCGCCCTCTACCCGAAAGAGTTTTACCAGAAAGGGCTGAAGATCGTCACCGCGACTACCCGGCGGAATCTTCCACAGGCTCTCGACGGGCGGATAAAGAGCCTGAATTACCTGAACAACATCCTTGCCAAGATCGACGCTATTAAATCAGGTACTGAAGAGGCGATCATGCTTACATATGAGGGCTATGTCGCGGAATGCACCGGAGACAATATATTCATGGTGAAGAACGGAGAGCTCATTACGCCGCCGGTCAGCCTCGGAGCGCTGGAGGGCATCACAAGGGACGCCGTGATAAGCCTGGCCAAGGGCATGGATATACCATTTACAGAAAAACTCCTGAAGATGGACGATCTTTACGGCGCGGACGAGGTCTTCCTGACCGGGACTGCAGCTGAGCTGATACCGGTCGTGAATATAGACGAGAGGAAGATAGGCGACGGTAAGCCGGGCGAGATTACGCTCAAGCTTACCGAAAGGTTTAAGGAACTGACGAAGACCGATGGAGTGAAATACTAA